A genomic window from Xyrauchen texanus isolate HMW12.3.18 chromosome 15, RBS_HiC_50CHRs, whole genome shotgun sequence includes:
- the LOC127655883 gene encoding tropomyosin alpha-3 chain-like — MSVTLNSVEAVKRKIKVLQQQVDEAEERAEVLHRQLEDEKRTREQAESEVASLSRRVQLVEEELDRAQDRLTAALHKQEEAEKTADESERGMKVIENRALKDEEKMELQEIQLKEARHIAEEADRKFDEVARKLLVMEGDLERAEGRAQLAEVTKRRLEEQLRGYDQSLKTLQVSEEKYSQKEDKYEEEIKILSSRLKEAETRAEFAERSVSKLEKTTEDLEERLATAREENIKMHTTLDSTLQELNNF, encoded by the exons ATGTCTGTGACACTGAACAGTGTGGAGGCGGTCAAGCGCAAGATTAAAGTGCTGCAGCAGCAGGTGGATGAAGCGGAGGAGAGAGCTGAAGTCCTGCACAGACAACTGGAGGACGAGAAGAGAACCAGAgaacag GCAGAGTCAGAGGTAGCGTCTCTGAGCAGACGCGTTCAGTTGGTGGAGGAGGAGCTGGATCGAGCTCAGGACAGACTGACGGCAGCACTGCACAAACAAGAGGAGGCTGAGAAAACTGCAGATGAGAGCGAGAG GGGAATGAAGGTTATTGAGAATAGAGCTCTCAAGGACGAGGAGAAGATGGAGCTACAGGAGATTCAGCTAAAAGAGGCCAGACACATCGCAGAGGAGGCCGACCGCAAGTTTGACGAG GTGGCTCGAAAGCTGCTGGTGATGGAAGGGGATCTGGAGCGGGCCGAGGGCAGAGCACAACTGGCTGAAGT CACGAAGCGGCGTTTGGAGGAGCAGCTGAGGGGTTATGACCAATCACTGAAGACACTGCAGGTGTCTGAAGAGAAG TATTCACAGAAAGAGGACAAATATGAGGAGGAGATCAAGATCCTGTCCAGCAGACTGAAAGAG GCTGAAACTCGTGCTGAGTTTGCTGAGAGATCAGTGTCCAAACTTGAGAAAACTACTGAGGACCTAGAAG AGAGGCTTGCCACAGCCAGAGAAGAGAATATTAAGATGCACACCACTCTGGATTCAACACTTCAAGAACTTAACAACTTCTAA